The Lutra lutra chromosome 1, mLutLut1.2, whole genome shotgun sequence genomic sequence CACCCACCTCTGGCCCAAGGCCCGTCACCCAGCTTTCAGGGCAGGAGGCAGACCCCCACAATGGGGACAGTCCCAGGAGACCAAGGCCAAGCAGCTGAGAGCCTCTGAGGACGACCACAGCACTGGGACTGCAGTGAGGAGAGGACGAGGCCTCAGCACAGCCACTGTGGACCCACGAGGGCTCCGAGAAAGCGTCAGCGGTCCTGGGAGAGGCTCTGCTCCTTCTACCACGGATGGACAGTCGGGCGTCGGACTCCAGCCGGAGAGCCGCTGTGGCACGAGCCTTCCCCAGCCACAACAGGCAGCTCCTGgcctctcacacacacagtcaGGGGTCTGGCAGGGGTCTGGGCATCTGGCAGAGTGCTCACCCCACCTTGCTGAGACAGCAGATGGCGCGCCAGCGAGGGCCGCTCCCAAGGTCCTGACATGAGAGCCCAGCACCTCTGAGAGGCAGGACACCTCTTTCCCATTCTACAGAAGACCTCTACAAGACCACAGACACCAAGCATGCATCACCTCCTGGGACTCTACAGGGTTACGGCTGAGCCAAAGCCACTGCCACTTGGGGTCCAGCTCCAGAACGGGCATCTCAGACCCCCAAGCACACCTGCTCAAGTGGGATGCCTGAACCCCGCCCCAGCTCTGCCAGGAAAACAGCTTTGGGCCCACAGCATTACTGCCTAGTGGGGTGTCCCCAGGGGCCCCACCCACCACACAGGTCACCCCTGCACACCAGGTTTGTCTACAATAAAAATCTAACATTTGGCAAATGAgccagggaaaagggagaaaagggagacaaGCGTCACCCGCACAGGCACAGCGGGGCAAACCTTTATGATGGGAGCCTGTGAAACCGGCCCCAGAATGGAACGGTGAACACTGGGGGTGGGACAGTTGCCCTGGCCGCCCTCAGACACCTGGGCAGGGTCAGGGAGGGTTGGTGGCCAGGCACCCAGGCCTGGCCTCTCCGGCACCGGCTGGCACTGCGGGGGGCAGGGGCATCGCTACACTATGGCCTCGAGCCCTTCTGCGCCcctggcctcagcttcctctccAGAAAGGTCTGAGCACTGGCTCTTCTGCGTGCCTCTCTCCTCTCTAAGCCCTGCCTCAGACGCCTCCTCGCCACCTGGGGAAGCAAGGCGACATGCATCAGGGTGGGCGGCCCGGTGCCAGGAGGGCCACTGGACCCTCTCAGGCCCATCAGAGTGgctgccccccccacccggcAGGATGTGCTGTGCACACCCCAGAACACAGGAGGGCGCCCCGGgggcctctgccctccaggatccccacctgcctctgtgggagaggggaggggcggcCACACCCCCAGGGCTGTCTGTGCCCGCCAGGGACATCAGGGACGTGCGCTCTGCCACGGAGGCAGGTGACACGGAGGCCAGGCCCTGAGGCTGTGGCGGCGGCCGCACTCACCGGGCACCGTGAAGTCCTGAGTGTAGATGATGTCATCCTCGATATCGAACAGGCCCTCGTCCCCATTGTCATCGGCACAGCCGTGCAGGTCCTCCAGGTAGGGCACCACCGTCATGCCGCGCCAGCGGTCCTTGCCGTCCGCGCTCGGCGGGATGGGCACCGGCTCCTCGGCCGGCGCGTGCTTCTTCCGGAACCAGCTGTAGAAGTCCGCAAGTCAGGACAGCCAGAGGCTCACCCGGCTCCCTGTGCTGCTGTTGCCCTCGGGACAGGGCGCCTGTCAACCTCCGGGCCCACCCCTAAAATCTgtatggggggtggggcgggcaggAGACTGAGGGCCAGGAACACCCCTGTAACCCCAGACCCCCACAACCCACCCCCACTCAGTCCCACCGTGCACTCCCATGTTCGCCCAGAACCTCCCCATTTACACCCCCACGAGGACCCCGACCCCGCTGCTGGGCCACGCAGGCGCTCACCTGTGCTGCCTGATCTGCTGAATAGAGAACCTCCGGGCGGGCTCGTACTCCAGCATCCCTGGCGGGACAGCAGCGGCCGCGGGGGTCAGCACTGGGCACGCGGCCCCCCCGCCGCGTCAGCTGCTGCACAGATGACACCCCCGGAAGGAGGGGATGCTGGCGTGTGGGAGTGGAGCTCCAGCTCAGGGTGCTCCCGGCGCCTCCACCGGCAGGGCTGACCCAGGCGTGGGGCACAGACGCAGAGTCCGTGGCTGCGTGAGGACGAGGCACTGTGGCCCTGGGAGGCAGCCCGGCGGGGAGCGGCAAAGCCAGAGGCAGCACCAGTGGTCCGGAAGAAAGCCAAGGGGCAGCAAGTGCTTTTCACGCAGacgccagagggaagggggagaggccTATTCCGGGGACACACAGCCTGTGCACACGCAGGCCGGCTCTCTGCCTCGCTCCCGCAAGGGCCCTGGGGCCGGGGCAGGGCCCACCCCTGAGCCCACCGCTTCGGCTTCCGGCTTCCCCAGAGCAGGCAGCTGGAGCTTCTTGAGCGCCAGccggaggaggggtggggggcccagTTCTGAGAGCTCGGCACAGCACCCACGAGGAGGGCAGCCTTGTTCTCAGGACACGGGTGGCGACTTGGAGAGCTGGGGACTCGGAACCCTGAAGGTCTGAATGGGGCCGGAGAGGAGGTGAGACCACAGGTCACGGCCCCCATGCTCAGGGGCAGGCAAGGACCGCCACCAGGCCTCAGGGCCAAGACGGTGCTCTAGGAGACACTGGGAGCCACCCCACCAGTCCTGGCTACAGAAAGAGCCTCCAGGGCACGCACCCCCAGCGCAAAGGCCCCGAGGCAGGCTTAGGTGCAGGGGGATGTGCAGACCAACAGTCCTGGCCACCTCAGCCTTAGGTCAAATGAGGTGGAGGGGGTAAGGGATGGGGCGGCCCCGCCTGGATCTGCACACGGGGACACTGACGCCCTCGGCCATCTAGATCACCGGCCTTTCTGAACAGTGAGAAGGTAAGGGCGGTCGTGGAGCGAGCAAACAGATTTCACTCAGGGAACACTCCACCCAGCCGGGACCTACCCTTGTAGCCGTCCCTGCAGTGATCCCCAGAGCCTCGGCCCTCGGCCAGGaggctggggggggtgggaggaggtcagaggcCTGTGCTCTGGGCGCACTCGAGGATGGGGACAGCTGATGTCACAACCCTTCCACAAAGAGTGCCCGAGAACTTCCACAAACTTGGAGACGGAAAGGAGAAGGCTAGGTCTGAGCAGCAGGAGGGCTGCACCCACACAGCCATCTTTCGGGGTCCCAGGGAGGGAATGGGGAGCTGCCTGTGTGCCCAGGGGTGCAGTCCAGCCGCTGCCGGCCAGCAGCCCAGCTTGGGCTCTACTTCACTTGCACCAAAACCTAAAAACCAGCCTGACCCTGTTCTAGAAAACTCTCAAGCACCCCCAGGGTCACGGGAACCTACTGTCTCCACCGTAAGTTACATGCGGTCTAGAAAGGGACGAAGGCTCCAATCCGAGGCAGCATCTCCGTTAGGACAGGAACCGGGGACAAGTGGGGGCGATGGTCTGCACATGCCAGGTCAATCAGGCTCCAGCCCAGTGTCAGGACACAGACATCGCCAGCCCACCCCCTCCCAAGCAGCCGCATCCGGCGGCCCAACCCCGACAGGCCCGGCCTTGGCTGCTTGGGCGCCACCTGCGGCACAGCCTGGGCCGCGCAGGAAGCCACCCAGGGACTCCGCAGCCgcggtggggtgggggccccTAGGGTGCCGGCTGCTATTTtcctctggggggtgggggttggaagaGGCTGGAACAAAAGGCCCAAAGCGGCTGTAAGCAGGCTCCAGCCTCAGCCGCTGTCCGCTCACCGCGCCCGTTCCCTGGAGGGGCTGCTGAGAGGAGACCCAGAGGCCTCCAGAGGCCAGTGGTCAGCACAGCACCCCTAGGACCCCCATCACCCGCTGGCAGCCTGCTCCCGACCCCTCCAGCCCCACAGGTGCCGTCCCGGGGGCCTCACCTCTTAGCAAGTCCGAGAGTGGGGGTCCGCAGTCACCCGGGATCGTGTAGTCTCCCTTCCCGATGTTCTCAAACAACTTGTAGATGTTGTCCCCCTCAAACGGGTACAGGCCTGTCGTGATGTTATAGCTTCGCCcccaaagggaaggagagaggccgGTCAGTCAGGGCTCCTCCTGCAGCGCCGGCCAGGACCCAGCCGGGCACGGGAGCCTTGAAGCTCCCTCACCCGTAGGGCCCCATGCTGGGCGGCGGGAATGTTTGGAACAGACAGTGGCATGGGCTACGCCACTCGGGATACCCAAACCCACTGCAAGATACATCTTACAAGGGTGGCTCTTGTGGTATGTGAATTCTCTCTCGATAATAACATacaacagggcgcctgggcggctcagttggttacttGTCCGACAACTGATCTCAacctcaggtctcgatctcagggttgagtccaagccccacgttgggctccacaatgcccagcgtggagcctacAACCAgtcagtcaaataaaataaaatggacccCTGTGCTGGCCAGCAACTGCCCTACaagggggggcaggagggaaggttCTGGGCTGCGCTGGTCAGTGCTGGGCTCGGCCGGTACATCTCTGCAGCGCACGCCCCACTCAGGAGGAGGATCCCAGTGAGCACTGCAGCCCAGTCAGCACGGCTCAGGTGCGCGTGCTCAGGGCTGTGTGCGATGGGCGGGAGAGCAGAACCCAGATGGGGGGCCTAGCAGCTGGCTGGGCAGCGGTGCAACCTGCCCCGGAAACCAGCAGGAAGAAGACGGGGACGTGCCCTTAGCACAAGGCGGGAGGCCGGGTACGGCCCAAGGACGGCCAGTGTGTGTGCCCCCACATCAGGTCTCTGACCCTGAGGACCCCACAAGATGGGAAGCAGCCCCATCTGCTCCTACCCACAGGGGCCCCCACTCTTGGCTCCACAGCCTCTCTGGCGCTCTGGCTACCCCAGTATCCCCGGGAATGGTATCTGGGGAACCCACTAAGAGGGTCAGGTTCTAGAAGCCTGGAGCCCAAACATGGTTCCTGAGTCCTTGGTGGGTAAAGGAAGGAcccctggggcaggggggcagagcAGGGGGACCAAGGCCCCTGGGCACTTACAGAGTGACCCCAGCCGACCAGATGTCCACCTTAAACCCGGAGAAGGTGTCCAGGCCGTTGGCAATCTCAGGGGGCTGGAACGCTGGGGAGCCCTGGCTTGTCCGGCATGTGTCGTCCTCGGCAAAGGGGTGCAGGGCCTGCGGCAACAGCGCGGCCCTCAGCAAGCGGCTCTCAGGCCCCCGCCCCCGCGCGCCGCCAGAGGGACGCTACCTCGGCCACACCCAGGTCGGAGATCTTGAGCGTGCCGCTGGTGGTGAGCAGCAGGTTGCCTGGCTTGATGTCCTTGTGCACGATGCCCTGGCTGTGCAGGTACTCCAGGCCGTCCACCAGCTGGCAGAAGTACCTGCGGGGGGCGGGACTCCGTAACTGGCCCCGCCCAGAGCACCCGGCCCAGCCTGGCTACCGCCGCCCCTGGGGTGCACCTGCCAGGACCAAAGACAGGACACTGCGGCTCAGCAGTCCCGGGAGCCGGGCCAACAGGAAGGACAGGACAGGCAGCCTGGCCAAGCAACCGCTGCCCCAAAGGCTGATGCAGCCCTCTGACCCAAGCCTcccagggaaggcagaggagggcgCCCTGGCCCCCAGCTGCTCCCCAAGCCAGCCAGCCTTTCTTCCTGCTCCCCATGAGCCCAAGGGCCGTGCCCTGTCCTCCACAATCAGTCTGCCCTCGATGTGACCGTGTCGCCTCCCTGGAACTGCCCCCTGGGGCCAGGGACATGTGACCCCCCAGAAGGGCCAGCTGGCCTGTGGCAGCTCCGTCCTCATCGGGGACATCTCAGGGACCGAGAGGTCTCCAAGCCCGAAGCAGCAGGCGTGCCCAGGTGGGCAGCTGGCAGAGGGGCTGCTGCCCCAAGGCTGGGCTGGGTGTGCTGCACACAGAGCTCCCAAGGCTGAGGCTGAACACACACCACAGTGTTCGTCACACGGACGACACAACACCTGTCCAAGGGCtgcctgggggggaggggacgCGGTCGGTTAactgtcccactcttggtttcggctcaagtcgtgatctcaggggcctgagaGGAGCCTGCTGGGAGCTGAGCCCCGCAGGGAGTGGGCTGGACGTCCTCGCCCTCCGCCCTCCACCCATGGGCCAGCGCGTGAGCGTGCGCGCGGGCTCTGTGTCCCTACCACCTTCCGCcctctctctgaaaagaaaatgaaagagctcAGGGCTTGAACTCGGGCCCGGACCCCCGGAGCCCGCGGGCAGCCCCGCAGCAGGCACTCACCCGTGGGCCTGGCACACAGGGAAGCGCTTCTCGGGCACGCTGTCCAGCATCTCCTGCATGCCGCACACGCAGTACTCCATCACCATATACGTGCGGCGCTAAGGAAGACGCGCCACGAAGAGCCCGCCCGGGGGAGTGCACAGCAGACGCCCGCGCGCAGGGCCCAGGGGAAGAGGACCCTGATGCTTCTGGGGGCTGTGTTAACAGAGGTAAGCAGGAGCCCCCGAAGACAGCGAGAAAGACCGCAGGGATGACAGCGCCTATAAGGCAACTCTGCCctcccactgagccgcccagggtCACCTCGTAGAGGCCTATGGCCGCCTCGTCTGGGCTCAGCGCCCTGGACCCACAAGGAGGCCTCCCCAGGGATTCAACAGCCTGAGGAGCTCCATCCGCCCGAAGCCCAGGAGGAGGTGAGGAAACACAGCCTgcaggacagaaggaaggggtCGCTGGGCCACACTGGAAGGGCCAAGTGT encodes the following:
- the STK11 gene encoding serine/threonine-protein kinase STK11 isoform X7 — its product is MDVADPPQLGMFTEGELMSVGMDTFIHRIDSTEVIYQPRRKRAKLIGKYLMGDLLGEGSYGKVKEVLDSETLCRRAVKILKKKKLRRIPNGEANVKKEIQLLRRLRHKNVIQLVDVLYNEEKQKMYMVMEYCVCGMQEMLDSVPEKRFPVCQAHGYFCQLVDGLEYLHSQGIVHKDIKPGNLLLTTSGTLKISDLGVAEALHPFAEDDTCRTSQGSPAFQPPEIANGLDTFSGFKVDIWSAGVTLYNITTGLYPFEGDNIYKLFENIGKGDYTIPGDCGPPLSDLLRGMLEYEPARRFSIQQIRQHSWFRKKHAPAEEPVPIPPSADGKDRWRGMTVVPYLEDLHGCADDNGDEGLFDIEDDIIYTQDFTVPGGEEASEAGLREERGTQKSQCSDLSGEEAEARGAEGLEAIV
- the STK11 gene encoding serine/threonine-protein kinase STK11 isoform X5 codes for the protein MDVADPPQLGMFTEGELMSVGMDTFIHRIDSTEVIYQPRRKRAKLIGKYLMGDLLGEGSYGKVKEVLDSETLCRRAVKILKKKKLRRIPNGEANVKKEIQLLRRLRHKNVIQLVDVLYNEEKQKMYMVMEYCVCGMQEMLDSVPEKRFPVCQAHGYFCQLVDGLEYLHSQGIVHKDIKPGNLLLTTSGTLKISDLGVAEALHPFAEDDTCRTSQGSPAFQPPEIANGLDTFSGFKVDIWSAGVTLYNITTGLYPFEGDNIYKLFENIGKGDYTIPGDCGPPLSDLLRGMLEYEPARRFSIQQIRQHSWFRKKHAPAEEPVPIPPSADGKDRWRGMTVVPYLEDLHGCADDNGDEGLFDIEDDIIYTQDFTVPAPQGPVRSGLHTGQVPEEESGQNGQSRGLPKVLCANGTESAPLSTRSRAERRASAASNPTRKACSAGSKTRRLSACKQQ
- the STK11 gene encoding serine/threonine-protein kinase STK11 isoform X6; translated protein: MDVADPPQLGMFTEGELMSVGMDTFIHRIDSTEVIYQPRRKRAKLIGKYLMGDLLGEGSYGKVKEVLDSETLCRRAVKILKKKKLRRIPNGEANVKKEIQLLRRLRHKNVIQLVDVLYNEEKQKMYMVMEYCVCGMQEMLDSVPEKRFPVCQAHGYFCQLVDGLEYLHSQGIVHKDIKPGNLLLTTSGTLKISDLGVAEALHPFAEDDTCRTSQGSPAFQPPEIANGLDTFSGFKVDIWSAGVTLYNITTGLYPFEGDNIYKLFENIGKGDYTIPGDCGPPLSDLLRGMLEYEPARRFSIQQIRQHSWFRKKHAPAEEPVPIPPSADGKDRWRGMTVVPYLEDLHGCADDNGDEGLFDIEDDIIYTQDFTVPGQVPEEESGQNGQSRGLPKVLCANGTESAPLSTRSRAERRASAASNPTRKACSAGSKTRRLSACKQQ
- the STK11 gene encoding serine/threonine-protein kinase STK11 isoform X4, which produces MDVADPPQLGMFTEGELMSVGMDTFIHRIDSTEVIYQPRRKRAKLIGKYLMGDLLGEGSYGKVKEVLDSETLCRRAVKILKKKKLRRIPNGEANVKKEIQLLRRLRHKNVIQLVDVLYNEEKQKMYMVMEYCVCGMQEMLDSVPEKRFPVCQAHGYFCQLVDGLEYLHSQGIVHKDIKPGNLLLTTSGTLKISDLGVAEALHPFAEDDTCRTSQGSPAFQPPEIANGLDTFSGFKVDIWSAGVTLYNITTGLYPFEGDNIYKLFENIGKGDYTIPGDCGPPLSDLLRGMLEYEPARRFSIQQIRQHSWFRKKHAPAEEPVPIPPSADGKDRWRGMTVVPYLEDLHGCADDNGDEGLFDIEDDIIYTQDFTVPAPQGPVRSGLHTGERAQHRALCPGTLVLHHVLGWRVCGTGQALLSAETWLAQGQAGQVPEEESGQNGQSRGLPKVLCANGTESAPLSTRSRAERRASAASNPTRKACSAGSKTRRLSACKQQ